From the genome of Thunnus thynnus chromosome 1, fThuThy2.1, whole genome shotgun sequence, one region includes:
- the mthfsd gene encoding methenyltetrahydrofolate synthase domain-containing protein isoform X2, translating to MEPVLKINPGATKWDIRQKVWDYIEENNLANFPRPVHNRIPNFKGAIQACDRLAVLQEFNSSQTVKVNPDRPQQQARFITLEARKTLLVPTPRLRTGLFNKITPPQGATKEQLRICSSSQGVKEFSVPVGLDAKVKVDLVVVGSVAVSEKGLRIGKGEGFADMEYGMMASMGAVNESTVVVTVVHDCQVIDIPEELIESHDLTVDYVLTPTRVIKTNCQSPKPQGIIWTKLDTEKLEKIPILKKLRALEEQAGKDVTLGAAPAAAEPVLQSGQPKRQTSRRPRQNTQRDAEGESKQDSKQDKRAETEQRARQRPARVRKESRGDGRGGSEGEISERGKSERHMQERSLEESRGEVMSQRKLPQSVTTVYLGGIPAGLRVSELKMALREREAVPLRLTWQGAQHRAFLDYSDPQAAEQALEALQGLCLNDHNLQAELAKSQRGGKRSGMSNRRPRPSTAPKSKIAPSDNKDDTHEKTEQ from the exons ATGGAGCCTGTTCTAAAAATAAACCCAG GAGCAACAAAATGGGACATTCGTCAAAAAGTTTGGGACTACATCGAAGAAAACAATCTGGCCAACTTCCCGAGGCCTGTTCACAACAGAATCCCCAATTTCAAG GGTGCAATTCAAGCGTGCGACAGGCTTGCAGTCCTACAGGAGTTCAACTCCAGCCAGACAGTCAAAGTAAACCCAGACAGACCCCAGCAGCAGGCCCGCTTTATCACATTGGAA GCACGAAAAACTTTATTGGTCCCAACTCCTCGTCTTCGCACTGGTCTTTTCAATAAGATCACTCCCCCCCAGGGGGCCACCAAAGAACAGCTACGCATATGCTCTTCCTCTCAG GGTGTGAAGGAGTTCAGTGTGCCTGTTGGCCTGGACGCCAAAGTGAAGGTGGACCTGGTTGTGGTTGGCTCTGTGGCAGTGTCAGAGAAAG GCTTGCGTATTGGAAAAGGAGAGGGTTTTGCTGACATGGAGTATGGCATGATGGCCTCAATGGGAGCTGTGAATGAGTCTACTGTGGTGGTTACTGTTGTCCATGACTGCCAg GTGATAGACATTCCAGAGGAGCTCATTGAAAGTCATGACCTGACTGTGGACTACGTCCTCACTCCTACCAGagttattaaaacaaattgCCAATCCCCGAAGCCACAGGGAATCATCTGGACGAAG ctggacacagaaaagctGGAGAAGATCCCCATCCTGAAGAAGCTGCGTGCTCTGGAGGAGCAGGCAGGAAAGGATGTTACACTGGGGGCGGCGCCTGCTGCAGCAGAGCCTGTTTTGCAGTCTGGTCAACCCAAAAGGCAAACCAGCCGGAGGCCGAGGCAGAACACACAGCGGGATGCTGAGGGAGAATCCAAACAGGACTCCAAACAGGATAAAAGGGCAGAGACAGAACAGAGAGCTAGACAGCGCCCAGCTAGAGTAAGGAAGGAAAGCAGAGGAGATGGCAGGGGAGGCAGTGAGGGAGAAATcagtgagagaggaaaaagtgaaAGGCACATGCAGGAGAGGAGCCTAGAGGAGAGTAGAGGTGAAGTTATGTCTCAGCGTAAGCTCCCTCAGAGTGTCACCACAGTTTACTTGGGTGGAATCCCCGCCGGGCTGCGTGTTAGCGAGCTGAAAATGGCCCTACGAGAGAGGGAGGCTGTGCCACTGAGGCTCACCTGGCAGGGAGCTCAGCATAGGGCCTTCCTGGACTACAGTGACCCACAGGCGGCAGAGCAGGCCCTGGAGGCTCTGCAGGGTCTCTGTCTGAATGATCACAATCTGCAGGCTGAGCTGGCCAAGAGTCAGCGGGGAGGCAAGAGGTCTGGTATGTCTAATAGGAGACCAAGACCCTCAACAGCTCCAAAATCTAAAATAGCACCATCAGATAATAAGGATGACACCCATGAAAAGACTGAGCAGTAA
- the mthfsd gene encoding methenyltetrahydrofolate synthase domain-containing protein isoform X3 yields MEPVLKINPGATKWDIRQKVWDYIEENNLANFPRPVHNRIPNFKGAFTACAKVSELQVFTQTAEVKVDPDKPLEGARLGVLQARKTLLVPTPRLRTGLFNKITPPQGATKEQLRICSSSQGVKEFSVPVGLDAKVKVDLVVVGSVAVSEKGLRIGKGEGFADMEYGMMASMGAVNESTVVVTVVHDCQVIDIPEELIESHDLTVDYVLTPTRVIKTNCQSPKPQGIIWTKLDTEKLEKIPILKKLRALEEQAGKDVTLGAAPAAAEPVLQSGQPKRQTSRRPRQNTQRDAEGESKQDSKQDKRAETEQRARQRPARVRKESRGDGRGGSEGEISERGKSERHMQERSLEESRGEVMSQRKLPQSVTTVYLGGIPAGLRVSELKMALREREAVPLRLTWQGAQHRAFLDYSDPQAAEQALEALQGLCLNDHNLQAELAKSQRGGKRSGMSNRRPRPSTAPKSKIAPSDNKDDTHEKTEQ; encoded by the exons ATGGAGCCTGTTCTAAAAATAAACCCAG GAGCAACAAAATGGGACATTCGTCAAAAAGTTTGGGACTACATCGAAGAAAACAATCTGGCCAACTTCCCGAGGCCTGTTCACAACAGAATCCCCAATTTCAAG GGTGCTTTCACAGCCTGTGCCAAGGTGTCTGAGCTGCAGGTGTTCACCCAGACAGCTGAGGTGAAGGTGGATCCTGATAAACCTCTGGAGGGTGCCCGGCTGGGGGTGCTTCAG GCACGAAAAACTTTATTGGTCCCAACTCCTCGTCTTCGCACTGGTCTTTTCAATAAGATCACTCCCCCCCAGGGGGCCACCAAAGAACAGCTACGCATATGCTCTTCCTCTCAG GGTGTGAAGGAGTTCAGTGTGCCTGTTGGCCTGGACGCCAAAGTGAAGGTGGACCTGGTTGTGGTTGGCTCTGTGGCAGTGTCAGAGAAAG GCTTGCGTATTGGAAAAGGAGAGGGTTTTGCTGACATGGAGTATGGCATGATGGCCTCAATGGGAGCTGTGAATGAGTCTACTGTGGTGGTTACTGTTGTCCATGACTGCCAg GTGATAGACATTCCAGAGGAGCTCATTGAAAGTCATGACCTGACTGTGGACTACGTCCTCACTCCTACCAGagttattaaaacaaattgCCAATCCCCGAAGCCACAGGGAATCATCTGGACGAAG ctggacacagaaaagctGGAGAAGATCCCCATCCTGAAGAAGCTGCGTGCTCTGGAGGAGCAGGCAGGAAAGGATGTTACACTGGGGGCGGCGCCTGCTGCAGCAGAGCCTGTTTTGCAGTCTGGTCAACCCAAAAGGCAAACCAGCCGGAGGCCGAGGCAGAACACACAGCGGGATGCTGAGGGAGAATCCAAACAGGACTCCAAACAGGATAAAAGGGCAGAGACAGAACAGAGAGCTAGACAGCGCCCAGCTAGAGTAAGGAAGGAAAGCAGAGGAGATGGCAGGGGAGGCAGTGAGGGAGAAATcagtgagagaggaaaaagtgaaAGGCACATGCAGGAGAGGAGCCTAGAGGAGAGTAGAGGTGAAGTTATGTCTCAGCGTAAGCTCCCTCAGAGTGTCACCACAGTTTACTTGGGTGGAATCCCCGCCGGGCTGCGTGTTAGCGAGCTGAAAATGGCCCTACGAGAGAGGGAGGCTGTGCCACTGAGGCTCACCTGGCAGGGAGCTCAGCATAGGGCCTTCCTGGACTACAGTGACCCACAGGCGGCAGAGCAGGCCCTGGAGGCTCTGCAGGGTCTCTGTCTGAATGATCACAATCTGCAGGCTGAGCTGGCCAAGAGTCAGCGGGGAGGCAAGAGGTCTGGTATGTCTAATAGGAGACCAAGACCCTCAACAGCTCCAAAATCTAAAATAGCACCATCAGATAATAAGGATGACACCCATGAAAAGACTGAGCAGTAA
- the LOC137183661 gene encoding mitochondrial inner membrane m-AAA protease component AFG3L1-like: MTTGVVGTGSRRTVVDGSAGDQSLQKVADMMGLFSVSVGPFRNRVRTVRTWSRDLSVISATFRHSGAVAAKTPLIQRKCGRLYQHSFPLARLLSSNKPPRGFEKFFPKSEENPGVNKSNENENTKEEESLEREGRDANEEGDEGQRGGKKEESHWWTRLQDDFPLDEKAIRYLAFAAAGMASAFLYFYFRETGVQISWKDFVHHYLNRGLVDHLEVVNKQYVKVIPVHGVNTSEVSYLWFNIGSVDSFEHNLELAQQDMGFDSTHKVPVYYSSESDGTLLFSILPALLLVGFLVFATRHGPMAQSRGNRGRGNPFSMSKSKAKIIKDNISVRFTDVAGCEEAKLEILEFVNFLKNPRQYKDLGAKIPKGAVLSGPPGTGKTLLAKATAGEANVPFITVSGSEFQEMFVGVGPARIRDMFAMARKNAPCILFIDEIDAVGRKRGRGNFGDQSEQENTLNQLLVEMDGFNSSTNVVVLAGTNRVDILDPALMRPGRFDRHIYIGPPDIKGRASIFKVHLRPLKLDSSIEVEALARKLAALTPGFTGADIANVCNEAALIAARHMNQHVDTKHFEQAVERVIGGLEKKTQVLQLPERTTVAYHEAGHAVAGWFLEHADPLLKVSIVPRGKGLGYAQYLPKEQYLFTREQLFDRMCMMLGGRVAEQVFFSRVTTGAQDDLRKVTQSAYAQVVQFGMSEAVGQVSFDLPQQGNFITEKPFSEPTAQLIDQEVRLLIDAAFQRTLQLVTDKKGLVEKVAKRLLEREILDKADMVELLGPRPFQEKSSYEEFVEGLGELEEDTSLPEGLKHWNRNKGDEKHLQSGQNKSAVYL, from the exons TCAACACAGTTTCCCCCTTGCTCGGTTACTTAGCTCAAACAAACCGCCAAGAG GTTTTGAAAAGTTTTTCCCAAAGAGTGAGGAGAATCCTggtgtcaacaaatccaatgaaa ATGAAAATACCAAAGAGGAAGAATCTCTTGAGAGAGAGGGACGGGACGCAAATGAAGAAGGGGATGaaggacaaagaggaggaaaaaaggaagaatcACACTGGTGGACGCGTCTTCAG GATGATTTTCCCTTGGATGAAAAAGCAATACGTTACCTTGCATTTGCTGCAGCAGGCATGGCCTCAGCTTTTCTGTACTTCTACTTCCGAGAGACGGGGGTCCAGATCTCCTGGAAGGACTTTGTGCATCACTACTTGAACAGAGGCTTG GTGGATCACCTGGAAGTTGTCAACAAACAATACGTCAAAGTAATTCCTGTCCATGGAGTGAACACATCCGAAGTG AGCTATTTGTGGTTCAACATAGGCAGTGTTGACTCATTTGAGCATAACCTGGAGTTAGCTCAGCAGGATATGGGTTTTGACTCCACACACAAAGTCCCTGTTTACTACAGCAGTGAAAGTGATGG GACATTACTATTTAGCATTCTCCCAGCCTTACTTCTGGTTGGCTTCTTAGTTTTTGCCACACGGCACGGACCGATGGCACAATCTCGTGGAAACAGGGGGCGAGGAAACCCCTTCAGTATGAGTAAATCCAAAGCCAAGATCATAAAGGACAACATCAGTGTTCGATTCACGGATGTTGCAGGCTGTGAGGAAGCCAAACTGGAGATTTTGGAGTTTGTCAACTTCCTGAAGAACCCTCGGCAGTACAAGGATCTGGGAGCTAAGATCCCTAAG GGTGCAGTGCTATCCGGTCCACCAGGAACAGGGAAGACCTTGCTAGCTAAGGCCACTGCAGGAGAGGCTAACGTCCCCTTCATCACTGTCAGCGGCTCAGAGTTCCAGGAAATGTTTGTTGGCGTGGGCCCAGCAAGG ATAAGGGATATGTTTGCCATGGCTCGAAAAAATGCCCCTTGCATCCTTTTCATTGACGAGATTGACGCAGTGGGCAggaagagaggcagagggaaCTTCGGTGACCAGAGCGAGCAAGAAAACACGCTCAACCAGTTACTTGTGGAAATGGATG gGTTCAATAGTAGCACCAATGTGGTTGTTTTGGCTGGCACCAATAGAGTTGATATCCTGGATCCAGCTCTGATGAGGCCTGGACGCTTTGATCGACACATATATATAG gCCCACCAGATATAAAAGGCAGGGCATCCATCTTTAAGGTGCATTTGAGACCTTTGAAGTTGGACTCCAGTATAGAAGTAGAGGCTTTAGCCAGGAAGCTAGCTGCACTAACTCCAGGTTTTACTG GGGCTGATATTGCTAACGTGTGTAACGAGGCTGCTCTAATAGCAGCACGTCACATGAACCAGCATGTTGATACCAAGCACTTTGAACAGGCAGTCGAGAGAGTCATTGGAG gtcttgaaaaaaaaacacaggtaCTGCAGCTTCCAGAGAGGACTACTGTGGCGTATCATGAGGCCGGACATGCTGTGGCCGGCTGGTTCCTAGAACATGCAGACCCCCTACTTAAG GTGTCCATCGTTCCCAGAGGAAAAGGTTTAGGTTATGCTCAGTATCTTCCTAAGGAACAGTACCTGTTCACCCGGGAGCAGCTGTTTGACAGAATGTGCATGATGCTGGGGGGTCGAGTGGCTGAGCAGGTTTTTTTTAGTCGAGTCACCACCGGGGCACAGGATGACCTCAGGAAAGTCACACAGTCTGCCTATGCACAG GTTGTACAGTTTGGAATGAGCGAGGCGGTGGGTCAGGTGTCTTTTGACCTCCCTCAGCAGGGTAACTTCATAACTGAGAAGCCCTTCAGTGAACCTACAGCCCAGCTTATAGACCAGGAGGTCCGCTTACTTATAGATGCTGCCTTCCAGCGGACACTTCAGCTTGTCACCGATAAAAAAGGACTGGTGGAAAAG GTGGCAAAACGTCTTCTAGAAAGAGAGATTCTAGACAAAGCCGACATGGTGGAACTGTTGGGACCTCGTCCCTTTCAAGAGAAGTCATCATATGAGGAGTTTGTAGAAGGGCTTGGGGAACTTGAGGAGGACACCTCCCTCCCTGAAGGGCTGAAGCACTGGAACAGAAACAAAGGGGATGAAAAACACCTGCAGAGTGGGCAAAACAAATCAGCTGTTTACTTGTAG
- the dbndd1 gene encoding dysbindin domain-containing protein 1 yields the protein MEAQGGAGSPEPNKDIQKLLKPSSSTDLSKELFQHTAGEEEGGLSGHTASLLHITEKRQPLSSVSSLEVHFDLLDLTELTDMSDQELAEVFADSDEENHNESPAGSHQPVLPRGGYMRSPSWTRCSKVEPPRERKHHSDSDTAEPLMKLERPKQP from the exons ATGGAGGCACAGGGAGGGGCAGGGAGCCCAG AGCCCAATAAAGATATCCAGAAGCTGCTGAAGCCCTCCAGCTCAACCGACCTATCCAAGGAGTTGTTCCAGCACAcagcaggggaggaggagggcggcCTGTCAGGGCACACAGCTAGTCTGCTGCACATCACTGAGAAGAGAC AACCCCTGAGTAGTGTGTCTTCTTTGGAAGTGCACTTTGACCTCCTGGATCTGACTGAGCTGACTGACATGTCTGACCAGGAGCTCGCTGAGGTTTTTGCCGACTCTGATGAGGAGAACCACAACGAGTCCCCAGCAG GTTCCCATCAGCCTGTGCTGCCCAGAGGTGGGTACATGCGCTCCCCCTCCTGGACACGCTGCAGCAAGGTTGAGCCCCCACGAGAGAGAAAGCACCACAGCGATTCAGACACCGCAGAGCCCTTAATGAAGCTGGAAAGGCCGAAGCAGCCATGA
- the mthfsd gene encoding methenyltetrahydrofolate synthase domain-containing protein isoform X1: MEPVLKINPGATKWDIRQKVWDYIEENNLANFPRPVHNRIPNFKGAIQACDRLAVLQEFNSSQTVKGAFTACAKVSELQVFTQTAEVKVDPDKPLEGARLGVLQARKTLLVPTPRLRTGLFNKITPPQGATKEQLRICSSSQGVKEFSVPVGLDAKVKVDLVVVGSVAVSEKGLRIGKGEGFADMEYGMMASMGAVNESTVVVTVVHDCQVIDIPEELIESHDLTVDYVLTPTRVIKTNCQSPKPQGIIWTKLDTEKLEKIPILKKLRALEEQAGKDVTLGAAPAAAEPVLQSGQPKRQTSRRPRQNTQRDAEGESKQDSKQDKRAETEQRARQRPARVRKESRGDGRGGSEGEISERGKSERHMQERSLEESRGEVMSQRKLPQSVTTVYLGGIPAGLRVSELKMALREREAVPLRLTWQGAQHRAFLDYSDPQAAEQALEALQGLCLNDHNLQAELAKSQRGGKRSGMSNRRPRPSTAPKSKIAPSDNKDDTHEKTEQ, encoded by the exons ATGGAGCCTGTTCTAAAAATAAACCCAG GAGCAACAAAATGGGACATTCGTCAAAAAGTTTGGGACTACATCGAAGAAAACAATCTGGCCAACTTCCCGAGGCCTGTTCACAACAGAATCCCCAATTTCAAG GGTGCAATTCAAGCGTGCGACAGGCTTGCAGTCCTACAGGAGTTCAACTCCAGCCAGACAGTCAAA GGTGCTTTCACAGCCTGTGCCAAGGTGTCTGAGCTGCAGGTGTTCACCCAGACAGCTGAGGTGAAGGTGGATCCTGATAAACCTCTGGAGGGTGCCCGGCTGGGGGTGCTTCAG GCACGAAAAACTTTATTGGTCCCAACTCCTCGTCTTCGCACTGGTCTTTTCAATAAGATCACTCCCCCCCAGGGGGCCACCAAAGAACAGCTACGCATATGCTCTTCCTCTCAG GGTGTGAAGGAGTTCAGTGTGCCTGTTGGCCTGGACGCCAAAGTGAAGGTGGACCTGGTTGTGGTTGGCTCTGTGGCAGTGTCAGAGAAAG GCTTGCGTATTGGAAAAGGAGAGGGTTTTGCTGACATGGAGTATGGCATGATGGCCTCAATGGGAGCTGTGAATGAGTCTACTGTGGTGGTTACTGTTGTCCATGACTGCCAg GTGATAGACATTCCAGAGGAGCTCATTGAAAGTCATGACCTGACTGTGGACTACGTCCTCACTCCTACCAGagttattaaaacaaattgCCAATCCCCGAAGCCACAGGGAATCATCTGGACGAAG ctggacacagaaaagctGGAGAAGATCCCCATCCTGAAGAAGCTGCGTGCTCTGGAGGAGCAGGCAGGAAAGGATGTTACACTGGGGGCGGCGCCTGCTGCAGCAGAGCCTGTTTTGCAGTCTGGTCAACCCAAAAGGCAAACCAGCCGGAGGCCGAGGCAGAACACACAGCGGGATGCTGAGGGAGAATCCAAACAGGACTCCAAACAGGATAAAAGGGCAGAGACAGAACAGAGAGCTAGACAGCGCCCAGCTAGAGTAAGGAAGGAAAGCAGAGGAGATGGCAGGGGAGGCAGTGAGGGAGAAATcagtgagagaggaaaaagtgaaAGGCACATGCAGGAGAGGAGCCTAGAGGAGAGTAGAGGTGAAGTTATGTCTCAGCGTAAGCTCCCTCAGAGTGTCACCACAGTTTACTTGGGTGGAATCCCCGCCGGGCTGCGTGTTAGCGAGCTGAAAATGGCCCTACGAGAGAGGGAGGCTGTGCCACTGAGGCTCACCTGGCAGGGAGCTCAGCATAGGGCCTTCCTGGACTACAGTGACCCACAGGCGGCAGAGCAGGCCCTGGAGGCTCTGCAGGGTCTCTGTCTGAATGATCACAATCTGCAGGCTGAGCTGGCCAAGAGTCAGCGGGGAGGCAAGAGGTCTGGTATGTCTAATAGGAGACCAAGACCCTCAACAGCTCCAAAATCTAAAATAGCACCATCAGATAATAAGGATGACACCCATGAAAAGACTGAGCAGTAA